The following coding sequences are from one Brienomyrus brachyistius isolate T26 chromosome 15, BBRACH_0.4, whole genome shotgun sequence window:
- the LOC125708570 gene encoding elongation factor 2: protein MVNFTVDQIRGIMDKKSNIRNMSVIAHVDHGKSTLTDSLVSKAGIIASARAGETRFTDTRKDEQERCITIKSTAISMFYELSENDLAFIKQCKDGSGFLINLIDSPGHVDFSSEVTAALRVTDGALVVVDCVSGVCVQTETVLRQAIAERIKPVLMMNKMDRALLELQLEPEELYQTFQRIVENVNVIISTYGEDEGGPMGNIMVDPVIGTVGFGSGLHGWAFTLKQFAEMYVAKFAAKGDAQLGPAERCKKVEEMMKKLWGDRYFDPASGKFSKTPTGPDGKKLPRTFAQLILDPIFKVFDAIMNFRKEETAKLIEKLDIKLDTEDKDKEGKPLLKAVMRRWLPAGDALLQMITIHLPSPVTAQRYRCELLYEGPGDDEAAMGIKNCDPKAPLMMYISKMVPTTDKGRFYAFGRVFSGCVSTGLKVRIMGPNFAPGKKEDLYIKPIQRTILMMGRYVEPIEDVPCGNIVGLVGVDQFLVKTGTITTFEHAHNMRVMKFSVSPVVRVAVEAKNPADLPKLVEGLKRLAKSDPMVQCIIEESGEHIIAGAGELHLEICLKDLEEDHACIPLKKSDPVVSYRETVSEESDQMCLSKSPNKHNRLYMRARPFPDGLAEDIDKGDVAARQELKVRARYLAEKYEWEVTEARKIWCFGPDGTGPNVLVDVTKGVQYLNEIKDSVVAGFQWATKEGALCEENLRAVRFDIHDVTLHADAIHRGGGQIIPTARRVLYACQLTAKPRLMEPVYLVEIQCPEQVVGGIYGVLNRKRGHVFEESQVMGTPMFVVKAFLPVNESFGFTADLRSNTGGQAFPQCVFDHWQILQGDPFEANSRPAQVIGETRKRKGLKEGIPALDNFLDKL from the exons ATG GTGAACTTCACGGTAGACCAAATCCGTGGCATCATGGACAAAAAGTCTAACATCCGCAACATGTCTGTGATCGCGCACGTGGACCACGGGAAGTCCACTCTGACGGACTCGCTGGTTTCTAAGGCTGGCATCATCGCATCCGCCCGTGCTGGTGAGACTCGCTTCACTGACACCAGGAAGGATGAGCAGGAGCGCTGCATCACCATCAAGTCAAC TGCCATCTCCATGTTCTATGAGCTCAGCGAAAATGATTTGGCCTTCATCAAGCAGTGCAAGGACGGGTCGGGCTTCTTAATCAACTTGATCGACTCGCCAGGCCACGTTGACTTCTCCTCTGAGGTCACGGCTGCCCTGCGTGTCACAGACGGTGCTTTGGTCGTTGTGGACTGCGTGTCTG GTGTCTGCGTGCAGACTGAGACTGTGCTGAGACAGGCTATTGCGGAAAGGATCAAGCCGGTTCTGATGATGAACAAGATGGACCGTGCCCTGCTGGAGCTACAGCTAGAGCCAGAAGAGCTGTACCAGACGTTCCAGCGCATCGTGGAGAATGTCAACGTCATCATCTCCACCTATGGGGAAGATGAGGGTGGCCCCATGGGTAATATCATG GTCGATCCAGTCATCGGTACTGTGGGGTTTGGGTCGGGGCTCCACGGCTGGGCCTTCACCCTGAAGCAGTTCGCCGAGATGTATGTGGCCAAATTTGCTGCTAAGGGTGATGCTCAGCTGGGACCGGCTGAACGCTGTAAGAAGGTGGAGGAGATGATGAAGAAGCTGTGGGGAGATCG CTACTTTGATCCAGCTTCGGGCAAATTCAGCAAGACTCCAACTGGACCTGATGGGAAGAAGCTCCCACGTACTTTTGCTCAGCTCATCCTAGACCCTATCTTCAAG GTATTTGACGCCATCATGAACTTCAGGAAGGAGGAGACTGCTAAGCTCATCGAGAAACTTGACATCAAGCTGGACACTGAGGACAAGGACAAGGAAGGGAAACCTCTGCTGAAGGCCGTCATGCGACGCTGGCTTCCCGCTGGCGATGCCCTGCTTCAGATGATCACCATCCACCTACCATCTCCCGTCACCGCCCAGAGATACCGCTGTGAGCTGCTCTATGAGGGACCAGGAGACGATGAAGCTGCTATGG GGATCAAGAACTGCGATCCCAAAGCCCCATTGATGATGTACATCTCCAAGATGGTACCGACCACTGACAAAGGCCGCTTCTATGCCTTCGGCCGCGTGTTCTCTGGGTGTGTTTCGACTGGCCTGAAAGTGCGTATTATGGGACCAAACTTTGCCCCTGGCAAAAAGGAGGACCTCTACATCAAACCTATCCAGAG AACTATTCTGATGATGGGACGCTACGTGGAGCCCATTGAGGATGTACCATGCGGGAACATTGTCGGTCTGGTTGGCGTGGACCAATTCCTAGTAAAGACTGGGACCATTACCACCTTCGAACATGCCCATAACATGAGGGTGATGAAGTTCAGCGTGAGCCCTGTGGTGAGGGTGGCTGTTGAGGCCAAGAACCCAGCGGACCTGCCCAAGCTGGTGGAGGGCCTGAAGCGTCTGGCCAAATCGGACCCCATGGTGCAGTGCATCATCGAGGAGTCCGGCGAGCACATTATCGCCGGAGCTGGGGAGCTGCACCTGGAGATCTGCCTCAAAGATCTGGAGGAGGACCATGCCTGCATTCCACTGAAG AAATCCGACCCGGTGGTGTCCTACAGAGAGACTGTATCTGAGGAGTCCGACCAGATGTGCCTGTCCAAATCGCCCAACAAGCACAATCGTCTGTACATGCGTGCCCGGCCCTTCCCCGATGGCCTGGCCGAGGACATTGACAAGGGGGATGTCGCTGCCAGGCAGGAGCTGAAGGTCCGGGCTCGCTATCTGGCTGAAAAGTATGAGTGGGAGGTCACAGAAGCCCGGAAGATCTGGTGCTTTGGACCCGATGGAACCGGGCCCAACGTATTGGTCGACGTTACCAAGGGTGTGCAGTACCTGAACGAGATCAAAGACAGCGTGGTGGCCGGGTTCCAGTGGGCAACTAAGGAG GGGGCCTTGTGCGAAGAGAACCTGCGTGCAGTCCGGTTTGACATCCACGACGTGACGCTGCACGCAGACGCAATCCATCGTGGAGGTGGCCAGATCATCCCGACTGCCCGTAGAGTGCTGTATGCTTGTCAGCTCACTGCGAAGCCCAGGCTGATGGAGCCGGTCTACCTGGTCGAGATCCAG TGCCCAGAGCAGGTTGTGGGAGGCATCTACGGTGTGCTGAACAGGAAGCGTGGTCACGTGTTCGAGGAGTCCCAAGTCATGGGCACGCCCATGTTTGTCGTCAAGGCTTTCCTGCCCGTTAACGAATCATTTG GCTTCACCGCTGACCTCCGCTCCAACACCGGTGGCCAGGCCTTCCCCCAGTGCGTGTTTGACCACTGGCAGATTCTCCAGGGAGACCCCTTCGAGGCCAACTCCAGGCCCGCCCAGGTCATCGGCGAGACACGCAAACGCAAGGGGCTCAAGGAGGGCATCCCCGCCCTCGACAATTTCCTGGACAAGTTGTAG